In Hymenobacter sublimis, a single genomic region encodes these proteins:
- a CDS encoding PQQ-dependent sugar dehydrogenase: MRHFLPLLALAPLALTSSAPKPAPVAAAPDVNLSKIKLPAGFTISYFAKGVKSARELAVGPDGTVYVGTKDDKVFALPDRNKDGRADEVVTVATGLNAPNGVAVRNGALYVGEINRILRYDNIAARLKQKPKPVVVYGKLPTKEWHGYRYIAFGPDGKLYVPVGAPCNTCLPEEPIYATINRMNPDGTGLETYAYGVRNTVGFDWSPQDKALWFTDNGRDQLGDNLPADELNRSAGPGQHFGFPYFFAGDVPDPEFGKGKSASTYIKPARKLGAHVAALGMKFYTGKQFPAQYRNQIFIPEHGSWNRSNKIGYRISLVRLDATGKQARSYETFAEGWLQGQTPWGRPVCLLVLPDGSLLVSDDQNDAVYRISYKG, translated from the coding sequence ATGCGCCACTTCCTTCCCTTGCTGGCCCTAGCCCCGCTGGCTCTGACCTCTTCGGCACCCAAGCCCGCACCGGTTGCCGCGGCTCCGGATGTCAATCTGAGTAAAATTAAGCTGCCGGCTGGCTTTACCATCAGCTACTTTGCCAAAGGTGTGAAAAGCGCCCGGGAGCTGGCCGTAGGCCCCGACGGTACGGTATACGTGGGCACCAAAGACGACAAGGTATTTGCCCTGCCCGACCGCAACAAGGATGGTCGGGCCGATGAAGTGGTTACCGTGGCCACCGGCTTGAACGCACCTAACGGGGTAGCCGTGCGCAACGGTGCCCTGTACGTGGGCGAAATCAACCGAATTCTGCGCTACGACAACATTGCGGCCCGCCTAAAGCAAAAGCCCAAGCCCGTGGTGGTATATGGCAAGCTCCCAACCAAGGAGTGGCATGGCTACCGCTACATTGCCTTTGGCCCCGATGGCAAGCTCTACGTGCCGGTAGGAGCGCCCTGCAACACTTGCCTGCCCGAAGAACCGATTTACGCCACTATCAACCGCATGAACCCCGACGGCACGGGGCTGGAAACGTACGCCTACGGGGTGCGCAACACGGTCGGCTTCGACTGGAGCCCTCAGGACAAAGCCCTGTGGTTCACGGATAACGGCCGCGACCAGCTCGGCGACAATCTGCCCGCTGATGAGCTGAACCGCTCGGCCGGCCCCGGTCAGCATTTCGGCTTCCCATACTTTTTTGCCGGCGACGTGCCCGACCCCGAGTTTGGCAAAGGCAAATCGGCTAGTACCTACATCAAACCCGCCCGCAAGCTGGGGGCGCACGTGGCGGCGTTGGGTATGAAGTTTTACACCGGCAAGCAGTTTCCGGCCCAGTACCGCAACCAGATTTTCATTCCGGAGCACGGCTCCTGGAACCGGAGCAACAAAATCGGCTACCGCATCAGCCTCGTGCGCCTCGATGCCACCGGCAAGCAAGCCCGCAGCTACGAAACTTTTGCCGAGGGCTGGCTGCAAGGCCAAACGCCCTGGGGCCGCCCCGTCTGCCTGCTGGTGCTACCCGACGGTTCCTTGCTGGTTTCCGACGACCAGAATGATGCTGTGTACCGCATCAGCTACAAGGGTTAA
- a CDS encoding ATP-dependent zinc protease family protein: MKQRGPKRTVGRRELVDFPHFQVWGVEAKVDTGAYTGAIHCSNIRVETGTDGRPRLHVQLLDAPHPDFNGLPLQFDEFTLRDIRSSNGEVQERYVIRAAVRLFGEDFETEFSLSDRSDMKYPVLIGRVLLREARLVVDVARRNLSYKNKLAAR; encoded by the coding sequence ATGAAGCAGCGCGGACCGAAGCGGACAGTGGGGCGGCGGGAACTAGTAGACTTTCCGCATTTCCAGGTGTGGGGAGTGGAAGCCAAGGTGGATACCGGGGCCTACACCGGCGCCATTCACTGCTCTAACATTCGCGTGGAAACCGGCACCGATGGCCGGCCGCGCCTGCACGTGCAGCTCCTGGACGCGCCGCACCCCGATTTTAATGGCCTGCCCCTGCAGTTTGATGAGTTCACGCTGCGCGACATTCGCAGCTCCAACGGGGAGGTGCAGGAGCGGTACGTTATCCGGGCGGCAGTGCGGCTGTTTGGGGAAGATTTCGAAACAGAATTTTCGCTTTCTGACCGCTCCGACATGAAATATCCCGTACTAATCGGCCGGGTACTGTTGCGCGAGGCCCGGTTGGTGGTAGATGTGGCCCGGCGCAACCTGTCGTATAAAAATAAGCTGGCCGCCCGCTAA
- the rimK gene encoding 30S ribosomal protein S6--L-glutamate ligase: protein MKLAILSREPKLYSTTRLVEAAEQRGHEAVVVDHLHCNLVLEKGKPGIIYEGQKLEGFDAIIPRIGASVTFYGCAVVRQFEMMKVRTAVESQAIVRSRDKLRSMQILSRAGVGMPKTAFTNYSDEVPEMIQQVGGAPVIIKLLEGTQGLGVVLAESAKAAQSVIEAFHNLKARIIVQEFIAESKGADLRAFVVNGEVVGAMKRQGKEGEFRSNLHRGGSGTLVKLTRAEKAAALLATKALGLGIAGVDMLQSKRGPLVLEVNSSPGLEGIEKATGLNIAGKIIEYTEQLSEKKKRPKPMVKPAEPEALPDNQPD from the coding sequence ATGAAACTGGCGATTCTGTCGCGTGAGCCAAAGCTATACTCTACCACCCGCCTCGTAGAAGCCGCCGAACAGCGTGGGCATGAGGCCGTGGTAGTGGATCATTTGCACTGCAATCTGGTGCTGGAGAAGGGCAAGCCTGGCATCATCTACGAGGGTCAGAAGCTGGAAGGCTTCGACGCCATTATTCCTCGCATTGGGGCTTCCGTGACGTTTTATGGCTGCGCCGTGGTGCGGCAGTTTGAGATGATGAAAGTGCGCACGGCCGTGGAGAGCCAAGCCATTGTGCGCAGCCGCGACAAGCTCCGCTCCATGCAGATTTTGAGTCGGGCCGGGGTAGGCATGCCGAAAACCGCCTTCACCAACTACTCCGACGAAGTACCCGAAATGATTCAGCAGGTAGGCGGGGCGCCCGTCATTATCAAGCTGCTGGAAGGCACTCAGGGCCTGGGTGTGGTGCTGGCCGAGTCGGCTAAGGCGGCCCAGTCCGTCATCGAGGCGTTTCACAACCTGAAGGCCCGCATCATTGTGCAGGAGTTCATTGCCGAAAGCAAGGGCGCCGATTTGCGCGCTTTCGTGGTAAATGGCGAGGTAGTGGGAGCCATGAAGCGCCAGGGCAAGGAGGGTGAGTTCCGCTCCAACCTGCACCGTGGCGGCTCCGGTACCCTCGTCAAGCTGACCCGCGCCGAAAAAGCCGCCGCCCTACTGGCTACCAAGGCCCTAGGCCTGGGCATTGCCGGCGTGGACATGCTCCAGAGCAAGCGTGGCCCCCTGGTGCTGGAGGTTAACTCTTCGCCCGGCTTGGAAGGCATTGAAAAAGCCACCGGCCTGAACATTGCCGGCAAAATCATTGAGTACACTGAGCAACTATCGGAAAAGAAAAAGCGGCCGAAACCCATGGTCAAGCCCGCCGAGCCCGAAGCCCTACCCGATAATCAGCCGGACTAG
- a CDS encoding succinylglutamate desuccinylase/aspartoacylase family protein → MPTYTTAPADLYLNGLTIAPGEQVLTRLVISRLPSGTVIDIPVHVFRATEPGPTVLLMAGLHGDEVNGIETIRRLIRRRMLQPQRGTILAIPILNIYGFLNFSREVPDGKDVNRSFPGNPRGSLASRVAHRFMREIMPLIDYGIDFHTGGAARANIPQIRCLLHQDAETDALAEAFGAPFTLHAGLRPGSLRETAMQEGRRIIVYETGESLRLDEEGIDLGIAGTLRVLHHLGMVPSVPPPARPSVVCMRSTWLRAKYAGLFRSLVHLGQYIEKGEVFGSVADPYGENSVRLESPVAGYIIGVNHMPVVNQGDALVHVGRTDLSPSRVDLGAPFEEKPMNPLETEEEDEEAGEEMLRDGE, encoded by the coding sequence TTGCCTACCTACACCACCGCACCCGCCGACTTATACCTGAATGGCTTAACCATTGCCCCCGGCGAGCAAGTCCTGACGCGGCTTGTGATTTCGCGCCTGCCTTCCGGGACCGTAATTGACATTCCGGTGCACGTGTTCCGGGCTACTGAGCCGGGGCCCACGGTGCTGCTGATGGCGGGCCTGCACGGCGACGAGGTGAACGGCATTGAAACCATTCGGCGCCTGATTCGGCGGCGGATGCTGCAGCCCCAGCGCGGTACCATTCTGGCCATTCCTATCCTCAATATTTACGGCTTCCTGAATTTCTCGCGGGAGGTGCCCGACGGCAAAGACGTAAACCGCTCATTTCCGGGCAATCCGCGCGGCTCCCTGGCTAGCCGCGTAGCCCACCGTTTCATGCGTGAAATCATGCCCCTGATTGACTACGGCATTGATTTCCACACGGGCGGGGCAGCCCGGGCCAACATTCCGCAGATTCGATGCCTACTGCACCAGGATGCGGAAACCGACGCGCTGGCGGAAGCGTTTGGGGCCCCGTTCACGTTGCACGCCGGCCTGCGCCCCGGTTCCCTGCGCGAAACCGCCATGCAGGAGGGCCGCCGCATCATCGTATATGAAACCGGTGAGTCGTTGCGCCTCGATGAGGAAGGCATTGACCTGGGCATTGCTGGTACGTTGCGGGTGTTGCACCACTTGGGCATGGTGCCTAGCGTACCGCCGCCGGCCCGGCCTTCGGTGGTGTGCATGCGCTCTACCTGGCTGCGGGCCAAGTACGCGGGGCTGTTCCGCAGCCTGGTGCATCTGGGCCAGTACATTGAGAAAGGCGAGGTGTTTGGCTCCGTGGCTGACCCCTACGGGGAAAATTCTGTGCGGCTGGAGTCGCCGGTGGCGGGCTACATCATTGGGGTAAATCATATGCCCGTGGTTAATCAGGGCGACGCCTTGGTGCACGTAGGCCGTACCGATTTGTCGCCGAGCCGGGTTGATTTGGGCGCTCCATTTGAGGAAAAGCCCATGAATCCGCTCGAAACGGAAGAAGAGGACGAGGAAGCCGGGGAGGAGATGTTGCGCGACGGGGAGTAG
- a CDS encoding OmpH family outer membrane protein has translation MKNSVQLIINVVLALAVAVLFYLHFASKPAAAGKKPVAVVATPTDTTSAATVTDEPADVVAVADTNKVAYVESGKLLDGYQGMKDARKSFETKARRWEAQNQTLVRGFQTAVQQYQQKAEGMTQEQRASTEQQLQGRQVQVAQEQEKLQRQAQEEEAKMTQQVLERINKQVEKYGKQNGYRLILIAAPSGTIAYGREDLDITAPVLKHLNDEYRGAKK, from the coding sequence ATGAAAAACTCCGTTCAACTTATCATCAACGTGGTATTGGCCCTGGCGGTGGCCGTGCTTTTCTACCTGCATTTTGCCAGCAAACCTGCCGCGGCCGGCAAGAAGCCAGTGGCCGTAGTTGCTACCCCCACCGATACTACCAGCGCCGCCACCGTCACGGATGAGCCCGCCGACGTGGTAGCCGTAGCCGATACCAACAAAGTGGCCTACGTAGAATCGGGTAAGCTGCTGGATGGCTACCAGGGCATGAAGGACGCCCGCAAGAGCTTCGAAACCAAAGCCCGCCGCTGGGAAGCTCAGAACCAAACGCTGGTGCGAGGCTTCCAGACGGCCGTGCAGCAGTATCAACAAAAGGCCGAGGGTATGACCCAGGAACAGCGCGCTTCCACGGAGCAGCAGTTGCAGGGCCGCCAGGTTCAGGTTGCACAAGAGCAAGAAAAGCTACAGCGCCAAGCCCAGGAGGAGGAAGCCAAAATGACTCAGCAAGTGCTGGAGCGCATCAACAAGCAGGTGGAGAAATACGGTAAGCAAAATGGCTACCGCCTGATTCTCATTGCTGCGCCCAGCGGCACCATTGCCTACGGCCGCGAAGACCTCGACATCACCGCCCCAGTCCTCAAGCACCTCAACGACGAGTACCGCGGCGCTAAAAAGTAA
- a CDS encoding NAD-dependent epimerase/dehydratase family protein, protein MQKTALIVGASGLVGSQLLPLLLVSGRYNRVIAVGRRPLPIMHPKLEQRIVDFDHLEDHRLQLIADDVFCCLGTTMRQAGSKEAFYRVDYLYVVKLAALTAANFAAQLLVVSAMGADSRSRFYYNRVKGEMEEAVRQLPFRAIHFFRPSLLLGPRPKKRTGEQFGALLLRVLRPVLVGHLRSYRAVPASAVAQAMLKAAQQEGHGPYVHLSDAIAEEGYARPV, encoded by the coding sequence ATGCAAAAAACTGCACTCATAGTCGGGGCCAGTGGCCTGGTGGGTAGCCAGTTGCTACCCTTGCTCCTCGTTTCGGGGCGGTACAACCGGGTTATTGCAGTTGGCCGGCGGCCGCTCCCGATCATGCACCCCAAACTGGAGCAGCGAATAGTAGATTTTGACCACTTGGAGGACCACCGCCTGCAGCTTATTGCCGACGACGTGTTCTGCTGCCTGGGCACAACGATGCGTCAGGCGGGCTCCAAGGAGGCATTTTACCGCGTCGACTACCTGTACGTGGTGAAGCTGGCGGCTCTTACGGCGGCCAACTTTGCGGCCCAGCTGCTAGTTGTTTCGGCCATGGGAGCCGACTCCCGTTCGCGCTTCTACTATAACCGGGTGAAAGGCGAAATGGAGGAAGCCGTGCGGCAGTTGCCGTTCCGCGCCATTCATTTCTTCCGGCCCTCCTTGCTGCTGGGCCCCCGCCCCAAAAAGCGCACGGGTGAGCAGTTTGGGGCGCTACTGCTGCGCGTGCTACGGCCGGTGCTGGTGGGGCACCTACGCAGCTACCGGGCCGTGCCAGCTAGCGCCGTGGCTCAGGCCATGCTAAAAGCTGCCCAGCAGGAGGGCCACGGCCCGTACGTGCATCTTTCTGATGCCATTGCCGAAGAAGGCTACGCAAGGCCGGTTTAA
- a CDS encoding CvfB family protein: protein MNLGDFNELEVAREVDFGMYLTSDDGDLLLPRKYIPAGTHVGDVVRVFVYRDSEDRLIATNLEPYARVGQFAALTVRDVTPTGAFLDWGLEKDLLLPYRNLRRTLRPGERATVFVYLDEATDRIVASAKWEWFLSSDPFPGKAGDAADLFVAEETDMGYKVIVDGTHQGLLYHNEVFKPLRLGDVHTGYVRQVRSDGKLDLSLQRPGYDEAVAAAETLLAALRQAGGTLPLGDKSEPDDIYRRLGMSKKIFKKALGSLYKQGMVELEPEQTRLVPGK from the coding sequence ATGAATCTTGGTGATTTCAACGAGCTGGAAGTAGCCCGCGAGGTAGACTTTGGCATGTACCTAACCTCCGACGACGGCGACCTGCTGCTCCCGCGCAAGTACATTCCGGCTGGTACGCACGTAGGCGACGTGGTGCGCGTGTTCGTGTACCGCGACTCGGAGGACCGGCTGATTGCCACCAACCTGGAGCCCTACGCGCGGGTAGGCCAGTTTGCCGCTCTCACCGTGCGCGACGTGACGCCCACCGGCGCCTTTCTGGATTGGGGCCTGGAGAAAGACCTGCTCCTGCCCTACCGCAACCTGCGCCGCACCCTGCGCCCCGGCGAGCGGGCCACCGTGTTCGTGTACTTGGATGAAGCCACCGACCGGATTGTGGCCTCGGCTAAGTGGGAGTGGTTTCTGAGCTCCGACCCGTTCCCGGGCAAAGCCGGCGACGCGGCCGACCTGTTCGTGGCCGAGGAAACAGACATGGGCTACAAGGTAATTGTGGATGGCACCCACCAGGGTCTGCTCTACCACAACGAGGTGTTCAAGCCCCTGCGCCTCGGCGACGTGCACACGGGCTACGTCCGGCAGGTGCGGTCCGATGGCAAGCTCGACCTCAGCCTGCAGCGCCCCGGCTACGACGAAGCCGTGGCCGCCGCCGAAACCCTCCTGGCGGCCTTACGCCAGGCCGGCGGCACCCTACCCCTCGGCGACAAAAGTGAGCCGGATGATATTTACCGCCGGCTGGGTATGAGCAAGAAAATATTCAAAAAAGCCCTGGGCTCTTTGTACAAGCAAGGAATGGTGGAGTTGGAGCCCGAGCAAACCCGGCTGGTGCCGGGCAAGTAA
- a CDS encoding putative DNA modification/repair radical SAM protein produces the protein MNDQRIQEKLSILADAAKYDVSCSSSGGKRKNEDKGLGNAEGMGICHSYTEDGRCVSLLKILLTNHCIFDCAYCVSRRSNDVKRAAFTVDEVVDLTMNFYRRNYIEGLFLSSGIFSSPDYTMERLVRIIKKLRTEHKFNGYIHVKAIPGASEELIQEAGLYADRLSVNIELPSEMALQNLAPEKNYQEILTPMAQIRDGIQQNKDEKALFKKVPQFATAGQSTQLIVGASAENDLQIISLTDSLYKGYGLKRVYYSGYIPVTDDARLPQVTQPPLIREHRLYQTDWLMRFYGFQADEILDPAHPFLDLEIDPKLAWALRNRHVFPVDVNTADYEMILRIPGVGARSAKRIVAARRFAPVTLDHLHKFGVVLKRAKFFLTCRGQALEKRDYDEQTIRRQILFGAGSVRSALVTQQLDLFAQAS, from the coding sequence ATGAACGACCAGCGTATTCAGGAAAAGCTAAGTATTTTGGCAGATGCCGCGAAGTACGACGTATCGTGCTCCAGCAGCGGCGGCAAGCGCAAAAATGAGGACAAAGGCTTAGGCAACGCCGAAGGCATGGGCATCTGCCACAGCTATACCGAGGACGGCCGTTGCGTGAGCCTGCTCAAGATTCTGCTGACCAACCACTGCATTTTCGACTGCGCCTACTGCGTCTCGCGCCGCAGCAACGACGTAAAGCGCGCCGCCTTCACCGTGGACGAAGTTGTGGATCTGACCATGAACTTCTACCGTCGTAACTACATCGAAGGGCTGTTCTTGAGTTCCGGTATTTTCTCCTCCCCCGACTATACCATGGAGCGGCTGGTGCGCATTATTAAAAAGCTGCGCACGGAGCACAAGTTCAACGGTTACATTCACGTGAAGGCCATTCCCGGCGCTTCTGAAGAGCTGATTCAGGAGGCTGGCCTGTACGCCGACCGTCTGAGCGTGAATATTGAGCTGCCCTCGGAAATGGCCCTGCAGAACCTGGCCCCCGAAAAGAACTACCAGGAGATTCTGACGCCGATGGCTCAGATTCGGGACGGTATTCAGCAGAATAAGGACGAAAAGGCCCTGTTTAAGAAAGTGCCGCAGTTTGCCACCGCCGGCCAAAGCACCCAACTCATTGTGGGCGCGTCGGCGGAAAACGACCTGCAGATCATCAGCCTCACCGACTCGCTTTACAAAGGCTACGGGCTGAAGCGCGTGTACTACTCGGGCTACATCCCCGTCACCGACGACGCCCGCCTGCCCCAGGTCACGCAGCCGCCCCTGATCCGGGAGCACCGCCTCTACCAAACCGACTGGCTGATGCGCTTCTACGGCTTCCAGGCCGATGAAATTCTGGACCCCGCGCACCCTTTCCTCGACCTGGAAATTGACCCGAAGCTGGCTTGGGCCTTACGCAACCGCCACGTGTTTCCGGTGGACGTGAATACCGCCGACTACGAAATGATTCTGCGCATTCCGGGGGTAGGGGCCCGCTCGGCCAAGCGCATTGTGGCCGCCCGCCGGTTCGCGCCCGTCACGCTGGACCACCTGCACAAGTTTGGGGTGGTGCTCAAGCGAGCCAAGTTCTTCCTGACCTGTCGGGGTCAGGCTCTGGAAAAACGCGACTACGACGAGCAGACTATTCGCCGCCAGATTCTGTTTGGAGCCGGCTCCGTGCGCTCGGCCCTGGTTACCCAGCAGCTCGACCTTTTCGCGCAAGCGTCTTAA
- a CDS encoding alpha/beta fold hydrolase: protein MTFTLEHHHVPTNGIRLHVVQCGPVSGPLVLLLHGFPEFWYGWRHQLQALAAAGYRVWAPDQRGYNLSDKPARVADYRIGQLGADMLGLLDAAGQEKVVVIGHDWGAAVTWWLAAHHPERLHRVAILNVPHPAVLGRALRRTPRQLVKSWYIFFFQLPWLPEQLFRRRGFRFGRGALRGTSWPGTFTTADLRMYTEAWAQPGAVTGMINWYRAAFRNARQTGRPGRITIPVRLLWGKQDAFLEPGLAQLSLEMCEQGELTYFDRATHWLHQEEPAAVNKLLLEFLQRP, encoded by the coding sequence ATGACTTTCACCCTTGAACACCACCACGTTCCAACCAACGGCATTAGGCTACACGTGGTGCAGTGTGGCCCCGTCAGTGGACCTCTGGTTTTGCTGCTGCACGGGTTTCCGGAGTTCTGGTACGGGTGGCGGCATCAGCTTCAGGCCCTGGCGGCGGCTGGCTACCGCGTGTGGGCCCCCGATCAGCGCGGCTACAACCTCAGCGACAAACCAGCCCGCGTGGCCGATTACCGCATTGGGCAACTAGGAGCCGACATGCTGGGCCTTCTGGATGCAGCCGGCCAGGAAAAAGTCGTAGTAATAGGGCACGATTGGGGCGCGGCCGTAACGTGGTGGCTGGCGGCCCACCATCCCGAGCGCCTACACCGGGTAGCCATCCTCAACGTTCCTCATCCGGCCGTACTTGGCCGGGCCCTGCGCCGCACACCCCGCCAATTGGTGAAAAGCTGGTACATCTTCTTTTTTCAACTGCCCTGGCTACCGGAGCAGCTGTTTCGGCGGCGCGGGTTTCGGTTTGGCCGCGGTGCGTTGCGCGGCACGAGTTGGCCAGGTACGTTTACTACCGCGGACCTGCGCATGTACACGGAGGCCTGGGCCCAGCCGGGGGCCGTTACTGGCATGATTAATTGGTACCGCGCCGCATTTCGTAACGCCCGCCAAACGGGCCGGCCGGGCCGGATTACCATTCCTGTTCGGCTACTCTGGGGTAAGCAAGACGCCTTCCTGGAACCTGGGCTAGCTCAGTTAAGCCTGGAAATGTGCGAGCAAGGAGAGCTGACGTATTTCGACCGCGCTACCCATTGGCTGCACCAAGAAGAGCCCGCAGCAGTAAATAAGCTGCTACTAGAGTTTCTGCAGCGGCCGTAG
- a CDS encoding TIGR03915 family putative DNA repair protein, giving the protein MSRSLQPIRSRKGVPTTKAPASVAPRRAVVQLTNPPLDYAYDGSFEGLLTVLFNVYDRKAAPNSIQPLGAVQGGLFAQPVQIDTHEATAARVWEGLLRHMDQEARTRLFHTFLSEQPDRELLIFRYADLAMRAGRDISDNYADDNVRRIAGIAQQMYREKHRMEAFVRFEKTSDGLFHATIDPDFDVLPLIAPHFTKRYSDQRWLIFDRRRRYGLYYDLTRTDVVQFETTTPQRTTDISATVLDEREPLFKLLWQSYFDHVNIPERKNMKLHRRHIPLRYWRYLSEKQPREQRFEPIKNKRPVQPGGPALGSGSSAPQEEKG; this is encoded by the coding sequence ATGAGCCGTTCGCTTCAGCCCATTCGTTCTCGCAAAGGTGTTCCAACTACGAAAGCGCCGGCCTCGGTAGCACCGCGCCGCGCCGTGGTGCAGCTGACTAACCCGCCGCTAGATTACGCCTATGATGGCTCGTTTGAGGGGTTGCTGACGGTGCTGTTTAACGTTTACGACCGGAAGGCGGCGCCCAATAGCATTCAACCGCTTGGGGCAGTGCAGGGTGGCTTGTTTGCCCAGCCCGTCCAGATTGATACCCACGAGGCCACGGCGGCGCGGGTATGGGAAGGCCTGCTACGCCACATGGACCAAGAAGCGCGCACCCGCTTGTTTCACACGTTTTTAAGTGAACAGCCTGATCGGGAGCTACTCATCTTCCGCTACGCCGACTTGGCCATGCGCGCCGGCCGCGACATTTCCGACAACTACGCCGACGACAATGTGCGCCGCATTGCCGGCATTGCCCAGCAGATGTACCGCGAAAAGCACCGCATGGAAGCCTTCGTGCGCTTCGAAAAAACCTCCGACGGACTGTTTCACGCCACCATCGACCCCGACTTTGATGTGCTGCCGCTGATTGCCCCTCATTTTACCAAGCGCTACTCCGACCAGCGCTGGCTGATTTTCGACCGCCGCCGCCGCTACGGTTTGTACTACGACCTGACCCGCACTGATGTGGTGCAATTTGAAACAACTACCCCGCAGCGGACCACCGACATTTCCGCTACCGTCCTCGACGAGCGGGAGCCCCTGTTCAAGCTTCTGTGGCAGTCGTACTTTGACCACGTGAACATTCCGGAGCGCAAAAACATGAAGCTGCACCGGCGCCATATACCCTTGCGTTACTGGCGTTACCTCAGCGAAAAGCAGCCCCGGGAGCAGCGCTTCGAACCCATCAAGAACAAGCGGCCAGTGCAGCCCGGTGGGCCAGCCCTAGGCAGTGGGAGTAGTGCGCCGCAGGAGGAAAAAGGCTAA